The Corylus avellana chromosome ca8, CavTom2PMs-1.0 genome has a segment encoding these proteins:
- the LOC132190121 gene encoding snakin-2-like isoform X2, translated as MAISKTLMASLLISLLLMHLAKANQVKNNVAQDSLPTKIDCGGACAARCQLSSRPNLCKRACGTCCARCSCVPPGTSGNLEVCPCYANMTTHGNRRKCP; from the exons ATGGCAATCTCCAAGACTTTAATGGCTTCTCTTCTCATTTCTCTTCTCCTCATGCATCTCGCTAAAGCTAATCAGGTGAAGAATAATGTAGCACAGGATTCTCTCCCGACAAAAATAG ACTGTGGAGGAGCATGTGCTGCCAGGTGTCAGTTATCGTCGAGGCCGAACCTGTGCAAGAGGGCGTGTGGGACTTGCTGTGCCCGTTGCAGCTGTGTTCCTCCAGGCACTTCCGGTAATCTTGAGGTCTGCCCCTGCTACGCCAACATGACCACCCACGGCAACAGACGCAAGTGCCcttaa
- the LOC132190121 gene encoding snakin-2-like isoform X1 yields MAIAKGFIAFFLVSLLVVHLTEADQLVDKNSSKKIDCGGACAARCQLSSRPNLCKRACGTCCARCSCVPPGTSGNLEVCPCYANMTTHGNRRKCP; encoded by the exons ATGGCCATCGCCAAGGGGTTTATTGCCTTTTTTCTCGTTTCTCTTCTGGTAGTACATCTCACTGAAGCTGATCAGTTG GTGGACAAAAACTCATCGAAAAAAATAG ACTGTGGAGGAGCATGTGCTGCCAGGTGTCAGTTATCGTCGAGGCCGAACCTGTGCAAGAGGGCGTGTGGGACTTGCTGTGCCCGTTGCAGCTGTGTTCCTCCAGGCACTTCCGGTAATCTTGAGGTCTGCCCCTGCTACGCCAACATGACCACCCACGGCAACAGACGCAAGTGCCcttaa